A genomic region of Gammaproteobacteria bacterium contains the following coding sequences:
- the trpB gene encoding tryptophan synthase subunit beta, with amino-acid sequence MTDYYEYPDKKGHFGVFGGVFASETLMHCLNELKESYLKFKVSKAFQNKFYADLADYVGRPSPLYFAKRLTKTVGGAQIWLKREDLNHTGAHKINNTIGQILLAKAMGKKRIIAETGAGQHGVATATVAARLGLKCVVYMGEVDIQRQAINVYRMKLLGAEVKSVKSGSQTLKDALNEAMRDWVSNVDDTFYIIGTVAGPAPYPEMVRDFNSIIGKEAKKQFEEKVGGLPDALVACVGGGSNAMGLFHEFLNDESVKLYGVEAAGKGLETGEHAASINAGDIGVLHGNRTYVMSDEDGQIIETHSISAGLDYPGVGPEHAFLNATKRAQYVLIDDKEALNAFHYLTEIEGILPALESSHAVAYGMKLAQKMEKDKHIIVNLSGRGDKDVHTIAALEGIKL; translated from the coding sequence ATGACTGATTATTACGAATACCCTGATAAAAAGGGACATTTTGGAGTTTTTGGAGGCGTTTTTGCCTCAGAAACGCTAATGCATTGCTTAAATGAACTCAAAGAATCTTATTTAAAATTCAAAGTAAGCAAGGCTTTTCAAAATAAATTTTATGCTGATTTAGCTGATTATGTTGGACGCCCATCTCCATTATATTTTGCAAAAAGATTGACTAAAACGGTCGGCGGAGCGCAAATTTGGCTCAAAAGGGAAGATTTAAACCATACCGGTGCTCATAAAATAAATAATACCATCGGTCAGATTCTTCTAGCAAAAGCAATGGGTAAGAAACGTATCATTGCTGAAACCGGAGCCGGACAACATGGTGTGGCTACAGCGACAGTTGCCGCGAGATTGGGTTTGAAATGTGTTGTCTATATGGGTGAAGTTGATATTCAACGCCAGGCAATTAATGTTTATCGAATGAAATTGCTTGGAGCTGAGGTCAAAAGTGTCAAATCGGGATCACAGACTTTGAAAGATGCCCTTAATGAAGCGATGCGCGATTGGGTTAGCAATGTGGATGATACTTTTTATATTATTGGAACAGTTGCAGGTCCTGCACCTTATCCAGAGATGGTGAGAGACTTTAATTCTATTATTGGAAAAGAAGCCAAGAAACAGTTTGAGGAAAAAGTCGGAGGATTACCGGATGCATTAGTCGCTTGTGTTGGTGGTGGTTCTAATGCAATGGGCTTATTCCATGAGTTTTTAAACGATGAAAGCGTCAAATTATACGGCGTGGAAGCGGCAGGCAAAGGTTTGGAAACCGGCGAACATGCAGCATCAATAAACGCTGGTGACATCGGTGTTTTACACGGAAACCGTACTTATGTAATGTCAGATGAAGATGGTCAAATCATTGAAACGCACTCCATTTCTGCCGGTTTGGACTATCCCGGAGTCGGGCCGGAACATGCTTTCCTAAATGCTACAAAAAGAGCTCAGTATGTTTTGATAGATGATAAAGAAGCTCTCAATGCATTTCACTATCTGACTGAAATTGAAGGTATTTTACCAGCTTTGGAAAGCTCGCATGCGGTTGCTTATGGTATGAAGTTAGCCCAAAAAATGGAAAAAGATAAACATATCATTGTGAATTTATCCGGTCGAGGAGATAAGGACGTTCATACAATAGCTGCATTGGAGGGAATCAAGCTATGA
- the trpA gene encoding tryptophan synthase subunit alpha, producing MNRLDKTFKKLAKKDKKALIPFITAGHPHPLMTVPAMHALVNEGANIIELGMPFSDPMADGVVIQQSSEIALKNGMNLSLVLDIVSEFREQDDKTPVVLMGYLNPIEKFGYHQFVNKAAEVGVDGLLIVDSPPEESEELVKLLAKNNIHQIFLIAPTTGKKRQKYILSMASGFVYCVALKGVTGANQSDFGNLEDQISSVRNYSKLPLAVGFGVKDANSAQAVAKYADAVVIGSALVEKLGQCENQKQIEDSIKSFLKPIRKSINKSVKG from the coding sequence ATGAACAGATTGGATAAAACATTTAAAAAACTGGCAAAAAAAGATAAAAAAGCACTCATTCCATTTATTACCGCAGGACATCCGCATCCGTTAATGACGGTTCCGGCAATGCACGCATTGGTCAATGAAGGTGCCAATATTATCGAACTTGGAATGCCATTTTCCGACCCAATGGCAGATGGCGTGGTTATTCAACAATCTTCTGAAATTGCATTAAAAAACGGCATGAATTTGAGTCTAGTGCTTGATATAGTTAGTGAGTTCAGGGAGCAAGACGATAAAACCCCTGTGGTTTTAATGGGATATTTAAATCCAATCGAGAAATTTGGTTATCATCAATTTGTAAACAAAGCAGCTGAGGTCGGTGTTGATGGCCTCTTGATTGTTGATTCACCGCCGGAAGAGTCAGAAGAGCTTGTCAAATTGCTGGCAAAAAATAATATTCATCAGATATTTTTAATCGCCCCGACAACCGGAAAGAAAAGACAAAAATATATACTCTCGATGGCATCCGGATTTGTCTATTGTGTGGCATTAAAAGGGGTTACCGGTGCGAATCAAAGTGATTTTGGTAATCTTGAAGATCAGATTTCCTCAGTCCGTAACTATTCAAAACTTCCTCTGGCAGTTGGATTTGGTGTAAAAGATGCCAACTCTGCACAAGCTGTGGCAAAATATGCTGATGCTGTCGTTATTGGGTCTGCCTTGGTTGAAAAACTGGGTCAATGCGAAAATCAAAAGCAAATTGAAGATTCAATAAAATCATTTTTAAAACCGATTAGAAAATCAATCAACAAAAGTGTAAAAGGTTAA